From the Flavobacterium gyeonganense genome, the window TTATTCATCGGGACAAAATGAGTTATTAAGTATTCCATTCACAAGAATTAAATTTAGATATTACAATACTTTAATTCAAGAATACAAATCGACATACAGAGATAATGTTGAATATAGTAGATTAAGGTATATTGATTATGAAGAAAATTCGAGTATTCTTCTAGCTAATTTTTTGATGGCAAAAGGAAATGAAGCAGATATTTTAAAAGAAACTATATTGATTGAAGATATAGACAGTTTTGACTTAATTATCAATAGAAATACACATAAAAGAGGAACATTACCTATTGATGTTGATATTAATAAACTTCTTGAGTTTTTTGAAAGTAAGTCTACAAATAAATTAGTGATAGCCTCTGATATTACGAAACATACTTTCGAAAATATTGAAAATTTGAAGAAAGAATTACAAAATAATTTTGTTGATGCGGCTGGATTATATACACTTTTAAAACGCATTGGGTATTTAAATTTAAATTTTGTTGATAAGGGTAAAATAGATGATTTGCTAGTTTCTGATATTGAAATCTATAACAATTATGATATAGCAGATTTCAATCCTACTAAAAAGCTTTTCCAAATTTCTGAAGTTAGGGTAAGGAAAAATAATGTAGATTATCCAATTAACTACAAAAACTTATCAGATGGGGAACACCAGTTCATTCATGTAATAGGAACTTTATTGATGTTTAAAGATGAAACATCTTTGTTTTTGTTTGACGAACCTGAAACACATTTTAATCCTCAATGGAAATATGACTATACAGAAACTTTTAAAAAAGTAACAAATAGTCATAAATCACAAATACTAATGACGACTCATGATCCTGTTTTGCTATCAGGACTTTCAAAAGAAAATGTCGTTATATTCAACAAACCAAATCAAAACGTAGAAAGAACATATAAACCTGATAAAGATTTAAAAGGTATGGGGGTTGATGCCATTTTAACAAGTGAAATTTTTGGTTTAAATTCTACACTCGATAGTGAGACTTTGAATGATATGATTGAAAGACGAAAGTTATTAGTTAAACAAGAGAAAAGTAATCTGAATGAAGAAGAAAACGAGGAATTAACTAAATTAAGCCAAAGCTTAAAAGATATTGATTTTAATAAACCATTTGCTGACCCCTTATATAAAGATTTTATTATGGCATTGGAAGATTTAGATGTTTACAAACAAGCAGATATAAGTCAAGCAGAAATCAAAGAAAGGGAAGAAATTGCTAAGTTAATAATGAAAAAGTTAAATGAAAATGGGTTATAATAATGAGATATATTAATACAACTGGTTACAATCCTAAAGCTTTAAAAATAGAGTTGCAAAAGAAAAATGTCGAAATTATTTCATTATCAACTATTCAAGAAAAAAAGATTTTCTTGATTTAGCAGCCAATCAAATTTGGACAAAACATAAAGCAGCATTTGAAAAACTAAGTTCTAATAAATGTTGGTTTAGTGAAGCTTATGCTACTGTTTCAGATTTTCAAATTGAACATTTTAGACCTAAAAAAAAGTTCAACTAATTAGAAATAAAGATAGTTATACAGAAGCAAGAACGGTTGCCAATAATGAGGGATATTGGTGGCTTTCTTATGAACTTGATAATTTCAGATTAGCTGGTGGTAAACCCAATCAATTCAAAGGGTCTTATTTTCCACTTCAATCAGGAAGTAGGATTGGAACTCCATTGAATGGTTCTTGGAAATTAGAAGAGCCAATTTTTATAGATCCTTGTAAAAAAGAAGATGTTGAATTAATTACTTACGATGGAGTTGAACCAAAAGAAGCTAATCCAGATATAGATTCAATTGAGCATGTAAGGGCCAGAATTTCAATAAATCTATTTGGATTAAAAATTAATAAATTAAAAAACGCAAGATCAAAAGTATTTGAAATTACTAAAAATTTTTACAATTCAGCAGAACTAAATTGGAATGCAATGAATGATAATATAGGTGTCAATGAAAATGTTTATAATTTAGCTAAACAAAATTTTGATAACAATTGTAGTTATCTT encodes:
- a CDS encoding restriction system-associated AAA family ATPase is translated as MKLLRLKLNDSFRSLPEGFELIFREDDERLYRNLNEPICLVGINGSGKSNVLEALGEIFSYLDQTFLKFVKQHSDITLINSFELEYLLPLSWDMEFITADSEITLDTEFVHIKIIKHKDYLPSFYWVFKSEEHPIALGMKSILPKRIIGYSSGQNELLSIPFTRIKFRYYNTLIQEYKSTYRDNVEYSRLRYIDYEENSSILLANFLMAKGNEADILKETILIEDIDSFDLIINRNTHKRGTLPIDVDINKLLEFFESKSTNKLVIASDITKHTFENIENLKKELQNNFVDAAGLYTLLKRIGYLNLNFVDKGKIDDLLVSDIEIYNNYDIADFNPTKKLFQISEVRVRKNNVDYPINYKNLSDGEHQFIHVIGTLLMFKDETSLFLFDEPETHFNPQWKYDYTETFKKVTNSHKSQILMTTHDPVLLSGLSKENVVIFNKPNQNVERTYKPDKDLKGMGVDAILTSEIFGLNSTLDSETLNDMIERRKLLVKQEKSNLNEEENEELTKLSQSLKDIDFNKPFADPLYKDFIMALEDLDVYKQADISQAEIKEREEIAKLIMKKLNENGL